A single window of Leclercia adecarboxylata DNA harbors:
- the ltaE gene encoding low-specificity L-threonine aldolase → MIDLRSDTVTRPTRAMLEEMLAAPVGDDVYGDDPTVNELQRYAAELSGHEAALFLPTGTQANLVALLSHCERGEEYIVGQGAHNYLYEAGGAAVLGSIQPQPIDAASDGSLPLDKVAAKIKADDIHFARTKLLSLENTHNGKVLPREYLKAAWEFTRERKLGLHVDGARIFNAVVEYGCELKEITQYCDSFTICLSKGLGTPVGSLLVGNADYIRRANRWRKMTGGGMRQAGILAAAGLYALKNNVARLKDDHDNAAWMATQLREIGADVMRHDTNMLFIRVGEDNAAALGEFMKARGVLINASPVVRLVMHLDVNREQLAEVVAHWQAFLQR, encoded by the coding sequence ATGATTGATTTACGCAGCGACACCGTCACAAGACCAACGCGAGCCATGCTGGAGGAGATGCTGGCCGCGCCGGTCGGGGACGACGTCTACGGCGACGACCCCACCGTTAACGAACTTCAGCGCTATGCCGCGGAGCTGAGCGGTCACGAGGCCGCCCTGTTCCTGCCGACCGGCACCCAGGCCAACCTGGTGGCCCTGCTCAGCCACTGCGAACGCGGCGAAGAGTATATCGTCGGTCAGGGGGCGCATAACTATCTCTACGAAGCCGGTGGCGCCGCGGTGCTCGGCAGCATTCAGCCGCAGCCGATCGATGCCGCCTCTGACGGCTCCCTGCCGCTGGACAAAGTTGCCGCCAAAATCAAAGCCGACGACATCCACTTCGCCCGCACTAAGCTGCTCAGCCTCGAAAACACCCATAACGGCAAAGTGCTCCCGCGCGAGTACCTGAAAGCGGCGTGGGAGTTTACCCGTGAGCGCAAGCTGGGGCTGCACGTCGACGGCGCACGCATCTTTAACGCCGTGGTGGAGTATGGCTGCGAGCTGAAAGAGATCACGCAATATTGCGACTCGTTCACCATTTGTCTCTCCAAAGGGCTGGGCACGCCGGTGGGCTCCCTGCTGGTGGGCAACGCCGACTACATCAGGCGCGCCAACCGCTGGCGTAAAATGACCGGCGGCGGCATGCGCCAGGCCGGGATCCTCGCCGCAGCGGGTCTGTACGCCCTGAAAAATAACGTTGCCCGCCTGAAGGACGATCACGACAATGCAGCGTGGATGGCGACGCAGCTGCGCGAGATCGGCGCAGATGTGATGCGTCACGACACTAACATGCTGTTTATCCGCGTCGGAGAGGACAACGCGGCGGCGCTGGGTGAGTTTATGAAGGCGCGCGGCGTGCTGATCAACGCCTCGCCGGTGGTCCGTCTGGTAATGCATCTCGACGTCAACCGCGAGCAGCTTGCTGAAGTCGTTGCTCACTGGCAGGCGTTTTTGCAGCGCTAA
- the poxB gene encoding ubiquinone-dependent pyruvate dehydrogenase, giving the protein MKQTVANYIAKMLEQAGVKRIWGVTGDSLNGLSDSLNRMGTIEWMPTRHEEVAAFAAGAEAQLTGELAVCAGSCGPGNLHLINGLFDCHRNNVPVLAIAAHIPSSEIGSGYFQETHPQELFRECSHYCELVSSPEQIPQVLALALRNAILKRGVSVIVLPGDVALQAAPESASNHWYPAPLPVVTPAHAELKKLAQLLRYSSNIALMCGSGCAGAHDELVEFAGMLKAPIVHALRGKEHVEYDNPFDVGMTGLIGFSSGFHTMMNADTLVLLGTRFPYRAFYPTDAKIIQIDINPASIGAHSKVDMALVGDIKATLTALMPLLEEKTDRKFLDKALSDYRDARKGLDDLAKPSDKALHPQYLAQQISHYADEDAIFTCDVGTPTVWAARYLKMNGKRRLIGSFNHGSMANAMPQALGAKATAPERQVVAMCGDGGFSMLMGDFLSVAQMKLPIKIIVFNNSVLGFVAMEMKAGGYLTDGTELHDTNFAAIAEACGITGIRVEKASEVDDALQRAFATEGPVLVDVVVAKDELAIPPQIKLEQAKGFSLYMLRAIISGRGDEVLELAKTNWLR; this is encoded by the coding sequence ATGAAACAAACCGTGGCGAACTACATTGCGAAAATGCTGGAACAGGCCGGAGTGAAGCGAATCTGGGGTGTCACCGGGGATTCCCTCAACGGCCTGAGCGACAGCCTGAACCGGATGGGCACCATCGAGTGGATGCCCACCCGTCATGAAGAGGTCGCCGCGTTCGCCGCCGGGGCCGAGGCCCAGCTCACCGGGGAGCTGGCGGTGTGCGCCGGTTCCTGCGGGCCGGGCAACCTGCACCTGATCAATGGCCTGTTTGATTGTCATCGTAACAACGTCCCGGTGCTGGCTATCGCGGCGCATATTCCGTCGAGTGAAATCGGCAGCGGCTATTTTCAGGAGACGCATCCCCAGGAGCTGTTCCGTGAATGCAGCCACTACTGTGAGCTGGTCTCCTCACCCGAGCAGATCCCGCAGGTGCTGGCCCTGGCCCTGCGCAACGCTATCTTAAAGCGTGGCGTCTCGGTGATTGTACTGCCCGGCGACGTGGCGCTACAGGCGGCACCGGAAAGCGCCAGCAACCACTGGTATCCGGCCCCCCTGCCGGTGGTGACGCCCGCCCATGCCGAACTGAAAAAGCTGGCGCAGCTGCTGCGCTACTCCAGCAATATCGCCCTGATGTGCGGCAGCGGCTGCGCCGGGGCCCACGACGAGCTGGTGGAATTTGCCGGCATGCTCAAGGCGCCGATTGTTCACGCCCTGCGCGGCAAAGAGCACGTAGAGTACGATAACCCCTTTGATGTAGGGATGACCGGGCTGATCGGCTTCTCGTCCGGGTTCCACACCATGATGAACGCCGACACCCTGGTGCTGCTCGGCACCCGCTTCCCCTATCGCGCCTTCTACCCTACCGACGCAAAAATCATTCAGATCGACATCAACCCGGCCAGCATCGGGGCCCACAGCAAGGTGGATATGGCGCTGGTGGGCGATATCAAGGCCACGCTTACCGCGCTGATGCCGCTGCTGGAGGAGAAAACCGATCGTAAATTCCTCGATAAAGCCCTCAGCGACTACCGTGATGCCCGCAAAGGGCTGGACGATCTGGCGAAGCCCAGCGACAAGGCGCTGCACCCGCAGTATCTGGCGCAGCAGATCAGCCATTACGCTGACGAAGATGCCATCTTTACCTGCGACGTGGGCACCCCGACCGTATGGGCGGCGCGCTACCTGAAAATGAACGGCAAGCGCCGTCTGATTGGCTCGTTTAACCACGGCTCGATGGCTAACGCCATGCCGCAGGCGCTGGGGGCCAAAGCCACCGCGCCGGAGCGGCAGGTGGTGGCGATGTGCGGTGACGGCGGCTTCAGCATGCTGATGGGCGATTTTCTCTCGGTGGCGCAGATGAAGCTGCCGATCAAAATCATCGTCTTTAACAACAGCGTGCTGGGCTTTGTGGCGATGGAGATGAAGGCCGGGGGCTATCTCACCGACGGCACCGAGCTGCACGACACCAACTTCGCCGCTATCGCCGAAGCCTGCGGTATCACCGGCATCCGTGTGGAAAAAGCCTCCGAGGTGGACGATGCCCTACAGCGCGCCTTCGCCACCGAAGGCCCGGTGCTGGTGGACGTGGTGGTCGCCAAAGACGAACTGGCGATCCCGCCGCAGATCAAACTTGAGCAGGCGAAGGGCTTTAGCCTGTATATGCTGCGCGCCATCATCAGCGGCCGCGGTGACGAAGTTCTGGAGCTAGCCAAAACCAACTGGCTCAGGTAA
- the hcr gene encoding NADH oxidoreductase: MTMPTHQCPWRMQVHHIHQETPDVWTISLLCHDYYPYRAGQYALVSVRNSAETLRAYTISSTPGISEYITLTIRRIDAGAGSQWLTHDVKRGDYIWLSDAQGDFTCDDKPEDKFLLLAAGCGVTPVMSMRRWLAKNRPQADVEVIFSVRSPQDVIFADEWRNYPVTLVAETNATEGFVVGRLTRELLQRVPDLASRTVMTCGPAPYMDIVEEEVKALGVTRFFKEQFFTPVAEAATSGLKFTKLQPAQTFFGRVGSTLLEALESNNVPVVAACRAGVCGCCKTKVVDGNYTVSSTMTLTDAEVAEGYVLACSCHPQGDLVLA; the protein is encoded by the coding sequence ATGACAATGCCAACCCATCAGTGCCCATGGCGGATGCAGGTTCATCACATCCATCAGGAAACGCCGGATGTCTGGACGATATCGCTGCTGTGCCACGACTATTATCCATACCGTGCCGGACAGTATGCGCTGGTCAGCGTGCGTAATTCAGCGGAAACGCTGCGGGCGTACACGATCTCCTCAACGCCGGGTATCAGCGAGTACATCACGCTGACCATCCGCCGCATTGATGCGGGGGCAGGCTCTCAGTGGTTGACGCACGATGTGAAGCGCGGGGATTACATCTGGCTGTCGGACGCGCAGGGTGATTTTACCTGTGACGATAAGCCGGAAGATAAATTCCTGCTGCTGGCTGCCGGATGCGGCGTGACGCCGGTGATGTCGATGCGTCGCTGGCTGGCGAAGAACCGCCCGCAGGCCGACGTGGAGGTGATCTTCAGCGTGCGCTCGCCGCAGGATGTGATTTTCGCGGACGAATGGCGTAACTACCCGGTCACACTGGTGGCCGAAACCAACGCCACCGAGGGTTTTGTGGTCGGTCGTCTGACCCGCGAGCTGCTGCAGCGCGTGCCGGATCTCGCCTCACGCACCGTGATGACCTGCGGTCCGGCGCCGTATATGGACATTGTTGAAGAAGAGGTGAAAGCCCTGGGCGTGACCCGCTTCTTTAAAGAGCAGTTCTTTACCCCGGTCGCGGAAGCCGCCACCAGCGGACTGAAGTTCACCAAACTGCAGCCGGCACAGACCTTCTTTGGCCGCGTGGGCAGCACGCTGCTGGAGGCGCTGGAGAGCAATAACGTGCCGGTGGTGGCCGCCTGCCGTGCAGGCGTCTGCGGCTGCTGTAAAACGAAGGTGGTGGACGGGAACTATACCGTCTCCAGCACCATGACGCTGACGGATGCCGAAGTGGCGGAAGGCTACGTGCTGGCCTGCTCCTGTCATCCGCAGGGGGATTTGGTGCTGGCCTGA
- a CDS encoding DoxX family protein — protein sequence MVKSLLMAVNKTLTHEDFGRLLLRLAVGGLMLFHGLHKAIDGVGGIAGMLVAKGLPGFIAYGVLIGEVVAPILIILGILTRPAALVLAFTMVVAWLMVGTGKTFALDAVGAWAIESLVYFFVGALAVAFLGAGRYAVVSDPVWK from the coding sequence ATGGTTAAATCATTGTTAATGGCTGTTAATAAAACGCTAACGCATGAAGATTTTGGCAGACTGCTGCTGCGCCTGGCGGTGGGGGGGTTGATGCTGTTTCATGGCCTGCATAAGGCTATCGACGGGGTGGGGGGGATTGCAGGCATGCTGGTGGCAAAAGGACTGCCGGGCTTTATCGCCTATGGGGTTCTGATTGGCGAAGTGGTGGCGCCGATCCTGATTATCCTCGGTATTCTTACCCGTCCGGCGGCGCTGGTACTGGCCTTTACTATGGTCGTGGCGTGGCTGATGGTGGGCACCGGTAAAACCTTCGCGCTGGATGCGGTGGGGGCGTGGGCGATTGAGAGTCTGGTCTACTTCTTCGTTGGCGCACTGGCCGTGGCATTTTTAGGGGCGGGGCGGTACGCGGTGGTAAGCGATCCGGTCTGGAAGTAA